From a single Bacillus sp. NEB1478 genomic region:
- the minC gene encoding septum site-determining protein MinC, whose translation MAQKLQHNVTIKGTKDGLILLLDDTCSFEKIIEELFDKLTADSGQLLNGPVISVKVKTGNRYITAEQEKQLREVLKNKENLIINRIESDVITKTEAEELRKDAQVVTVSKIVRSGQVLEIQGDLLLIGDVNPGGTVMATGNIYILGTLKGIAHSGSKGNEDTIIAASVMKPSQLRIANHINRAPDSYPDFGNEMEFAYISVEEEQIRIDRISAVHRIKPLLNSLV comes from the coding sequence ATGGCACAAAAACTGCAGCACAACGTAACAATAAAAGGTACAAAAGACGGCCTCATCTTATTGTTGGATGATACATGTTCCTTTGAAAAGATTATTGAGGAGCTCTTTGATAAATTAACCGCTGATAGTGGACAGCTGCTTAATGGTCCGGTGATTTCTGTCAAAGTAAAGACAGGAAACCGGTATATCACAGCTGAACAAGAAAAACAATTACGGGAAGTTTTAAAAAACAAAGAGAACTTAATCATAAATAGAATTGAATCTGATGTCATCACAAAAACAGAAGCTGAGGAATTAAGAAAAGACGCTCAAGTTGTTACAGTCTCAAAGATAGTCAGATCCGGGCAAGTACTTGAGATTCAAGGTGATTTGCTGTTAATTGGGGATGTGAACCCTGGCGGAACTGTGATGGCTACGGGTAACATTTATATTCTCGGCACATTAAAAGGCATCGCTCATTCTGGGAGCAAAGGCAACGAAGATACAATAATTGCTGCATCTGTAATGAAGCCTTCGCAGCTAAGAATCGCAAATCATATTAACCGAGCACCAGACTCTTATCCGGATTTCGGAAATGAGATGGAGTTTGCTTACATATCTGTAGAAGAAGAACAGATTCGTATAGACCGAATCAGTGCTGTTCACAGGATTAAACCGCTGTTGAACAGTTTGGTATAG
- a CDS encoding M23 family metallopeptidase, with translation MKNRADEIRKKYGNFSKNPNVNEKSPLFSRDQNEKSHPLLNRHALIMQVMFSIILFLIVGIIFKNTGEQTAKAQSYIRHVYEDEFHFAAAKDWYEKQFGKPLALLPKDKILKKTDKEEVREVYASPANGKVYETFKANGKGIWVKTGKSESVETAKDGYIIFAGKKEGLGYTVIIQHSDEQESWYGDLKEIDKSIKLYNYVDSGTELGKVSDYEGGKAGKFYFALKKDKNFIDPSKVVPFD, from the coding sequence ATGAAAAATAGAGCTGATGAGATTCGAAAGAAATACGGTAATTTTTCGAAAAATCCAAATGTAAATGAAAAGAGCCCTTTATTTAGCAGAGATCAAAATGAAAAATCTCATCCTCTATTAAACCGTCATGCCCTTATCATGCAAGTCATGTTTTCTATAATATTATTTTTAATTGTAGGTATTATCTTCAAAAATACTGGAGAACAAACTGCAAAGGCACAAAGCTATATCCGTCACGTTTATGAAGATGAATTTCATTTCGCAGCTGCAAAAGATTGGTATGAAAAACAATTTGGTAAACCTCTTGCACTTTTACCAAAGGATAAGATATTGAAGAAAACAGATAAAGAAGAGGTACGAGAAGTCTATGCCTCTCCTGCCAACGGAAAAGTATATGAAACGTTTAAAGCCAACGGAAAAGGAATTTGGGTTAAAACGGGAAAAAGCGAATCTGTTGAAACAGCAAAGGACGGCTATATCATATTTGCTGGTAAAAAAGAAGGCTTAGGATACACGGTTATCATTCAGCACTCGGATGAACAGGAATCATGGTATGGAGACTTAAAGGAAATCGATAAATCAATCAAGCTCTATAATTATGTGGATAGCGGAACTGAACTTGGAAAAGTATCTGATTATGAAGGAGGAAAAGCCGGGAAATTTTATTTTGCATTAAAAAAAGACAAAAACTTTATTGATCCGAGCAAGGTGGTTCCATTTGATTAA
- a CDS encoding M50 family metallopeptidase, whose product MIKLLIEFIRKIKINPAFWVVIMGAVFTGHFREIIIWFFVVLIHEMGHFAGAHLFKWRISRIDLLPFGGAAVVEEHGTRPFFEEVWVAVLGPLQHVWLVGISFLLYQFHFVTYEDFYWFLTLNFTLFLFNLLPIWPLDGGKIVFAICAKYMPFKYAQKKFLIGSACIFIVAAGWELFIQPNHLNLWVICLFLIVAHILEWRRQHYVFIRFLLSRNTQSPPKRKSTILVSPSIPISKVTHLFMKEFTHEIIVKKTRPVVIQEKDLLEAFFHLPSTECAIGKFFR is encoded by the coding sequence TTGATTAAACTTTTAATTGAATTTATCCGAAAAATAAAGATTAATCCAGCCTTTTGGGTCGTAATTATGGGAGCTGTATTTACAGGGCACTTCAGGGAGATTATCATTTGGTTTTTCGTAGTTCTCATTCATGAGATGGGTCATTTCGCCGGAGCCCATCTTTTTAAATGGAGAATTTCCCGAATTGATTTACTTCCATTTGGCGGTGCAGCTGTAGTTGAGGAGCATGGAACGAGACCATTCTTTGAGGAGGTATGGGTAGCTGTACTTGGTCCTCTGCAGCATGTGTGGCTTGTTGGTATTTCCTTTCTTCTTTATCAATTCCATTTCGTAACTTATGAGGACTTTTATTGGTTCTTGACATTAAATTTCACTTTGTTTTTATTTAACCTGCTGCCAATTTGGCCATTAGACGGAGGGAAGATCGTTTTTGCGATATGCGCAAAATATATGCCTTTTAAATATGCACAAAAAAAATTCTTAATCGGATCAGCTTGTATTTTTATAGTAGCCGCTGGCTGGGAGCTATTTATTCAGCCGAACCATTTAAATTTGTGGGTCATTTGTCTATTTTTAATAGTAGCGCACATCTTAGAATGGAGACGGCAGCATTATGTTTTTATTCGCTTTTTATTGAGCAGAAATACACAATCTCCCCCAAAAAGAAAAAGTACAATTCTTGTGTCTCCCTCAATTCCAATATCTAAAGTTACTCATCTATTTATGAAAGAGTTTACACATGAAATCATCGTAAAAAAAACACGCCCTGTTGTTATACAAGAAAAAGACTTGTTGGAAGCTTTCTTTCACTTGCCTTCAACAGAATGTGCAA
- the mreD gene encoding rod shape-determining protein MreD gives MKKILLPFLIYLAFISESSLVQAFLPQDPSMDWQIIPRFSMVMILFIAMYLNTTYGLLYGLGFGLLTDLLYTDIIGVYLFSMAATAYITSIFARYLFGNLIVTIFLSIIGVSILEFFVYGLNSLIGISNQPIDLFLYKRLLPTLILNGLFAILIYYPYVKQLNHIKETLKEN, from the coding sequence ATGAAAAAAATCCTTCTTCCTTTTCTTATCTATTTAGCTTTTATCAGTGAAAGTTCGCTTGTTCAAGCCTTTTTGCCTCAGGATCCCAGTATGGACTGGCAGATCATACCTCGATTTTCAATGGTTATGATTTTATTTATTGCCATGTATTTAAATACAACATACGGCCTTCTATACGGGTTGGGTTTTGGTCTACTGACTGATCTTCTTTATACAGATATCATAGGTGTCTATCTATTTTCGATGGCTGCTACAGCCTATATCACTTCTATATTTGCGAGGTATCTTTTTGGAAATCTGATTGTCACCATATTCCTATCCATCATCGGGGTATCCATTTTGGAGTTTTTTGTGTATGGATTAAACAGTCTGATTGGAATAAGCAATCAGCCTATCGATCTCTTTCTATATAAAAGATTGCTCCCTACCCTCATCTTAAATGGTTTGTTTGCGATACTGATTTATTATCCATACGTAAAGCAACTTAACCACATCAAAGAAACTTTAAAAGAAAACTAA
- the mreC gene encoding rod shape-determining protein MreC, translating to MPHFFSNKRLIILLVSIIILVALIGFSMKKRESLTLPEQFLKDSAGLAQTIFYKPANTIAGFFENLSEMKQLYKENQLLKARLDEYAKLYVQYEAVKKTNDTLKAQLDKEEDLNDYKVREATVIGRSPDQWNKFIYINKGEKDGIKPNMAVISPQGFIGKITNVSLFQSTVQLISDNDRTNRFSAIVQGEQNIFGTIEGYDPKRQALMFKKIKVDAKIKKGQKVITSGLGDVFPPNLLIGEVIDTEPDEVGLTQTAYLKPSANLYDLDHVMILEREMPAVDESLKEKEEE from the coding sequence ATGCCACATTTTTTTTCGAATAAACGGCTTATCATTCTACTGGTAAGTATTATTATTCTAGTAGCATTGATTGGTTTTTCGATGAAAAAAAGAGAAAGCCTAACCTTACCTGAACAATTTTTAAAAGATTCTGCAGGTCTAGCACAAACAATTTTCTATAAACCCGCTAATACAATAGCGGGTTTCTTTGAGAATTTATCAGAAATGAAACAGCTTTATAAAGAAAATCAACTTTTAAAAGCAAGGCTAGATGAATATGCAAAACTATACGTTCAGTATGAGGCTGTAAAAAAGACAAATGATACATTAAAAGCGCAGTTGGACAAAGAAGAAGATTTAAACGATTATAAAGTACGTGAAGCTACAGTGATCGGCCGTTCTCCAGACCAGTGGAATAAATTTATTTATATCAATAAAGGTGAAAAAGACGGAATTAAACCAAACATGGCAGTGATATCGCCCCAAGGTTTTATAGGGAAAATTACGAATGTTTCTCTATTTCAGTCAACTGTTCAGCTAATCAGTGACAATGATCGCACGAATCGCTTTTCAGCAATTGTTCAAGGAGAACAAAATATTTTCGGCACAATTGAGGGATATGATCCTAAACGTCAGGCACTGATGTTTAAGAAAATTAAAGTTGATGCGAAAATTAAAAAAGGACAAAAAGTCATTACTTCGGGCCTTGGTGATGTGTTCCCCCCTAATTTACTAATTGGGGAAGTAATCGATACAGAACCAGATGAAGTAGGACTAACACAAACAGCCTATTTAAAGCCATCCGCAAATTTGTATGATTTGGATCATGTGATGATACTTGAAAGAGAAATGCCAGCTGTTGATGAGAGTTTAAAAGAAAAGGAGGAAGAATGA
- the minD gene encoding septum site-determining protein MinD, with protein MGEAIVITSGKGGVGKTTTSANLGTALALSGKKVCLVDTDIGLRNLDVLMGLENRIIYDLVDVAEERCKLNQALIKDKRFECLYLLPAAQTKDKSSIQPEQVKKIVQELKQDYDYVIIDCPAGIEQGFKNAVAGADKAIVVTNPEISSVRDADRIIGLLEQEEVEAPKLIVNRLRNHLAKSGDMLEVDEIVSVLSIELLGVVIDDENVIKAANKGEPVAMQPDSKASIAYRNIARRILGESVPLLSLEEEKGFFGKIKTLLGMK; from the coding sequence ATGGGAGAAGCAATTGTCATAACGTCTGGTAAAGGTGGAGTCGGTAAAACGACGACCTCTGCTAATTTAGGCACCGCCTTAGCTCTTTCTGGTAAGAAGGTATGTTTAGTAGATACGGATATTGGTCTACGGAATCTAGACGTACTAATGGGACTTGAAAACAGGATCATTTATGATTTAGTTGATGTCGCAGAAGAGCGCTGCAAGCTTAATCAAGCATTAATAAAGGACAAGCGTTTCGAATGTTTGTACCTTCTACCCGCTGCTCAAACAAAAGACAAATCTTCTATTCAGCCAGAACAAGTAAAGAAAATTGTTCAGGAATTGAAGCAAGACTATGATTATGTCATTATTGATTGTCCTGCGGGGATCGAACAAGGTTTCAAAAATGCGGTTGCCGGGGCTGATAAAGCAATTGTTGTAACAAATCCAGAAATATCTTCTGTTCGCGATGCTGATCGTATTATTGGCTTATTAGAACAAGAAGAAGTTGAAGCACCTAAACTAATCGTTAACAGACTTCGTAATCATTTAGCTAAGAGCGGTGATATGCTGGAGGTTGACGAAATCGTTTCAGTTCTGTCGATTGAACTTTTAGGTGTAGTCATAGATGATGAGAATGTTATCAAAGCAGCGAACAAAGGAGAACCTGTTGCTATGCAGCCGGACTCTAAAGCGTCGATTGCTTATCGTAATATTGCAAGAAGAATTTTAGGCGAATCCGTTCCATTATTATCATTGGAAGAAGAAAAGGGATTTTTCGGTAAAATTAAAACATTATTAGGGATGAAGTAA